One stretch of Variovorax sp. TBS-050B DNA includes these proteins:
- a CDS encoding outer membrane protein assembly factor BamE, whose amino-acid sequence MKQGQGRRTGAAAALRATLLAAALAGLAGCDPQRIGELEEGVSTEADVRARFGEPENIWDAPGNGRVFEYNRQPQGQKNYMITIGPDGKMSALRQVLTPENFAKVQPGMAMEDMRKLLGKPAKVTPYALRREYEWEWRWVQPPNSPMVFTAVLNDDQRVVRSGSSPDRRTEAP is encoded by the coding sequence ATGAAGCAAGGACAAGGGCGCCGGACCGGCGCGGCGGCGGCACTTCGGGCGACCCTCCTGGCGGCGGCGCTCGCCGGGCTGGCGGGCTGCGATCCGCAGCGCATCGGCGAACTGGAGGAGGGCGTTTCGACCGAGGCCGACGTGCGCGCGCGCTTCGGCGAGCCCGAGAACATCTGGGATGCGCCCGGCAACGGCCGCGTGTTCGAGTACAACCGCCAGCCGCAGGGCCAGAAGAACTACATGATCACCATCGGGCCCGACGGGAAGATGAGCGCCCTGCGCCAGGTGCTCACGCCCGAGAACTTCGCGAAAGTCCAGCCCGGCATGGCGATGGAAGACATGCGCAAGCTGCTCGGCAAGCCCGCGAAGGTCACGCCCTATGCGCTCCGGCGCGAGTACGAGTGGGAATGGCGCTGGGTGCAGCCGCCGAATTCGCCGATGGTCTTCACCGCGGTGCTCAACGACGACCAGCGCGTGGTGCGCAGCGGCTCCTCGCCCGACCGGCGCACCGAGGCGCCCTGA
- a CDS encoding DUF3460 family protein, which produces MSIFRRPHYTSEITNFIEEMKAKKPTLEAEQRAGRALLWDKHLDRSLLEEYQEARIPQQPYVYQTRGK; this is translated from the coding sequence ATGTCCATCTTCCGCCGCCCCCACTACACCTCCGAGATCACCAACTTCATCGAGGAGATGAAGGCCAAGAAGCCGACGCTCGAGGCCGAACAGCGCGCCGGACGCGCGCTGCTCTGGGACAAGCACCTCGACCGCAGCCTGCTCGAGGAATACCAGGAAGCACGCATCCCGCAGCAGCCCTACGTCTACCAGACGCGCGGCAAGTGA
- a CDS encoding ScpA family protein gives MKDNEDDNGTLVAGMPDVVDQVAIARLYGEPLFAMPKDLYIPPEALQVFLEAFEGPLDLLLYLIRKQNFNILDIPMAGLTRQYLSYVDEIRQTNLELAAEYLLMAAMLIEIKSRMLLPPKKVADGEEAEDPRAELVRRLLEYEQTKLQAAAISALPQYGRDFWKGQVYIEQSLKPRFPDVNVVELRDAWADIMKRAKLVQHHKISREELNVREHMSIVLRHLQGQRFVEFEKLFDVSRGAPVLIVTFIAMLELAKETLIDITQAEAFAPIYVRLAYSPA, from the coding sequence ATGAAGGACAACGAGGACGACAACGGCACGCTGGTGGCCGGCATGCCCGACGTGGTCGACCAGGTCGCGATCGCCCGCCTCTACGGCGAGCCCCTGTTCGCGATGCCGAAGGACCTGTACATCCCGCCGGAGGCGCTGCAGGTCTTCCTCGAGGCCTTCGAGGGCCCGCTGGACCTGCTGCTCTACCTGATCCGCAAGCAGAACTTCAACATCCTCGACATCCCGATGGCGGGGCTCACGCGGCAGTACCTGAGCTACGTCGACGAGATCCGCCAGACCAACCTCGAACTCGCGGCCGAGTACCTGCTGATGGCCGCGATGCTGATCGAGATCAAGTCGCGCATGCTGCTGCCGCCCAAGAAGGTGGCCGACGGCGAGGAGGCGGAAGATCCGCGCGCCGAGCTCGTGCGCCGCCTGCTCGAATACGAGCAGACCAAGCTGCAGGCCGCCGCGATCAGCGCGCTGCCGCAGTACGGGCGCGACTTCTGGAAGGGCCAGGTCTACATCGAGCAGTCGCTCAAGCCGCGCTTCCCGGACGTCAACGTGGTCGAGCTCCGCGATGCCTGGGCCGACATCATGAAGCGCGCCAAGCTCGTGCAGCACCACAAGATCTCGCGCGAGGAACTCAACGTGCGCGAGCACATGAGCATCGTGCTGCGCCACCTGCAGGGGCAGCGCTTCGTGGAGTTCGAGAAGCTGTTCGACGTCTCCCGCGGCGCGCCGGTGCTGATCGTCACCTTCATCGCGATGCTCGAACTGGCGAAGGAAACGCTGATCGACATCACGCAGGCCGAAGCCTTCGCGCCGATCTATGTCCGGCTGGCCTACTCGCCGGCCTGA
- the nadB gene encoding L-aspartate oxidase, with protein MSGWPTRRPETAARRTPAVRDFDVLIVGSGLAGLSAALLLAPARRVAVLTKRALNDGSSAWAQGGIAAVLAAGDSFDAHVEDTLVAGAGLCDPAATRRVVEHAPAAIHWLRELGVPFSEEDGDLHLTREGGHSQRRIVHVTDATGAAVQQTLIERVRATPGITLFEHHTLVDLITGPAPGRGRPACLGLYALDDASGEVRTFRAPHTILATGGAGKVYLYTTNPDTATGDGIAAAWRAGCRVSNMEFIQFHPTCLHHPHAKSFLISEAVRGEGGLLKLPASAGGTRFMPDHDTRAELAPRDVVARAIDFEMKKHGLDCVYLDISHQSPAFLQAHFPNILARCAALGIDITREPIPVVPAAHYTCGGVLSDLGGRTDVEGLYAIGETACTGLHGANRLASNSLVECMVFARAAAEAIAAAPAAERAALPPWDASRVTDADESVVISHNWDELRRFMWDYVGIVRTNRRLERASRRIALLQAEIDEFYANFHVTRDLLELRNLVQVAELIVRSAQARRESRGLHFSRDYPSLAEPAAPTVLVPPAD; from the coding sequence ATGTCCGGCTGGCCTACTCGCCGGCCTGAAACCGCCGCACGAAGAACGCCTGCCGTGCGCGACTTCGACGTCCTCATCGTCGGCAGCGGCCTCGCCGGGCTCAGCGCGGCGCTGCTGCTCGCGCCCGCGCGGCGCGTGGCGGTGCTGACCAAGCGTGCACTCAACGACGGCTCCAGCGCCTGGGCGCAGGGCGGGATCGCGGCGGTGCTCGCCGCGGGCGACAGCTTCGATGCGCATGTGGAAGACACGCTGGTCGCCGGCGCGGGGCTGTGCGATCCCGCGGCCACGCGCCGGGTGGTCGAGCATGCGCCCGCGGCCATCCACTGGCTGCGCGAACTCGGCGTGCCCTTCTCGGAGGAGGACGGCGACCTGCATCTCACGCGCGAAGGCGGCCACAGCCAGCGCCGCATCGTCCACGTGACCGATGCCACCGGCGCGGCCGTGCAGCAGACGCTGATCGAGCGGGTGCGCGCCACGCCCGGGATCACGCTGTTCGAGCACCACACGCTGGTCGACCTGATCACCGGGCCGGCGCCCGGCCGCGGCAGGCCGGCCTGCCTCGGCCTCTACGCGCTCGACGACGCGAGCGGCGAGGTGCGGACCTTCCGCGCGCCGCACACCATCCTCGCGACCGGCGGCGCGGGCAAGGTGTACCTCTACACCACCAACCCCGACACCGCCACCGGCGACGGCATCGCCGCGGCCTGGCGCGCGGGCTGCCGGGTGTCGAACATGGAGTTCATCCAGTTCCACCCGACCTGCCTGCACCACCCGCATGCCAAGTCCTTCCTGATCAGCGAGGCGGTGCGCGGCGAGGGCGGGCTGCTGAAGCTGCCCGCATCGGCGGGCGGCACGCGCTTCATGCCCGACCATGACACGCGCGCCGAACTCGCGCCGCGCGACGTGGTCGCCCGCGCGATCGACTTCGAGATGAAGAAGCACGGGCTCGACTGCGTCTACTTGGACATCTCGCACCAGAGCCCCGCCTTCCTGCAGGCGCACTTTCCCAACATCCTCGCGCGCTGCGCCGCGCTGGGCATCGACATCACGCGCGAACCGATCCCGGTGGTGCCGGCGGCGCACTACACCTGCGGCGGCGTGCTCAGCGACCTGGGCGGGCGCACCGACGTCGAAGGCCTCTACGCCATCGGCGAGACGGCCTGCACCGGCCTGCACGGCGCCAACCGGCTGGCGAGCAATTCGCTCGTCGAATGCATGGTGTTCGCGCGCGCCGCGGCCGAGGCGATCGCCGCTGCGCCGGCGGCGGAACGCGCCGCGCTGCCGCCCTGGGATGCGAGCCGCGTGACCGACGCCGACGAGTCCGTGGTCATCTCGCACAACTGGGACGAGCTGCGCCGCTTCATGTGGGACTACGTCGGCATCGTGCGCACCAACAGGCGGCTGGAGCGCGCGAGCCGACGCATCGCGCTGCTGCAGGCCGAGATCGACGAGTTCTACGCGAACTTCCACGTCACGCGCGACCTGCTCGAACTGCGCAACCTGGTGCAGGTGGCCGAGCTGATCGTGCGCTCCGCGCAGGCCCGCCGCGAAAGCCGCGGCCTGCATTTCAGCCGCGACTATCCTTCGCTCGCCGAGCCCGCCGCACCCACGGTGCTGGTGCCGCCGGCCGACTGA
- the panB gene encoding 3-methyl-2-oxobutanoate hydroxymethyltransferase: MSTTMPADTPPPASPYGTLPPASTPATRKPVSLPRLADMHARGEKIAMLTAYDATFAAMADRAGVDCLLVGDSLGMVCQGLASTVGVSLEAMRYHTDSVSRGLRRVQGTAWLIADLPFGSYQQSREQALASATVLMQAGAHMVKLEGGGWTTETVRFLVERGIPVCAHLGLTPQTVHALGGYRVQGKGDAAAALLKQQAHALQDAGAAMLVLEMVPAALSAELTDELTHCATIGIGAGRSTAGQVLVLHDMLGMNLGKMPKFVRNFMAEAPGIAEAIEAYVRAVKDGSFPDDQRHAW; encoded by the coding sequence ATGTCGACCACCATGCCCGCAGACACGCCCCCGCCCGCCTCGCCCTACGGCACGCTGCCGCCCGCCTCCACGCCCGCCACGCGCAAGCCCGTGAGCCTGCCGCGCCTGGCCGACATGCATGCGCGCGGCGAGAAGATCGCGATGCTCACGGCCTATGACGCCACCTTCGCGGCCATGGCCGACCGCGCCGGCGTCGACTGCCTGCTGGTCGGCGATTCGCTCGGCATGGTCTGCCAGGGCCTCGCCAGCACGGTCGGCGTCAGCCTGGAGGCCATGCGCTACCACACCGACAGCGTCTCGCGCGGCCTGCGCCGCGTGCAGGGCACGGCCTGGCTGATCGCCGACCTGCCCTTCGGCAGCTACCAGCAGTCGCGCGAACAGGCGCTCGCGAGCGCCACGGTGCTGATGCAGGCCGGCGCCCACATGGTCAAGCTCGAGGGCGGCGGCTGGACCACCGAGACGGTGCGCTTCCTGGTCGAGCGCGGCATCCCGGTGTGCGCGCACCTGGGCCTCACGCCGCAGACCGTGCATGCGCTCGGCGGCTACCGCGTGCAGGGCAAGGGCGATGCGGCCGCCGCGCTGCTGAAGCAGCAGGCCCATGCGCTGCAGGATGCGGGCGCCGCGATGCTGGTGCTCGAGATGGTGCCGGCCGCGCTCTCGGCCGAGCTCACCGACGAACTGACGCACTGCGCCACCATCGGCATCGGCGCCGGCCGGTCCACCGCGGGACAGGTGCTGGTGTTGCACGACATGCTCGGCATGAACCTCGGCAAGATGCCGAAGTTCGTGCGCAACTTCATGGCCGAAGCGCCCGGCATCGCCGAGGCGATCGAGGCCTACGTGCGCGCCGTCAAGGACGGCAGCTTTCCCGACGACCAACGCCACGCCTGGTGA
- the panC gene encoding pantoate--beta-alanine ligase: MKIARTIAELREHLAGFERPAFVPTMGNLHDGHLALVKQAIPLGDVTVASIFVNRLQFLPHEDFDTYPRTWESDCEKLRGAGCNLLFAPDERALYPEPQTCKVHPDPALADILEGHFRPGFFVGVCTVVMKLFQCVQPRVAVFGKKDYQQLMMIRHMVRQFAMPIEIVGSETFRAPDGLALSSRNGYLSETERAEAVQLSKALQAMAEAVRAGGRDLAAIEARAMQTLAQRGWQPDYLVLRRRADLREPAAGDALVALAAARLGSTRLIDNLEIEAPAAS, translated from the coding sequence ATGAAGATCGCACGCACCATTGCCGAACTGCGCGAGCACCTCGCCGGCTTCGAGCGCCCCGCCTTCGTCCCGACCATGGGCAACCTGCACGACGGCCATCTCGCGCTCGTGAAGCAGGCGATACCGCTCGGCGACGTGACCGTGGCCAGCATCTTCGTGAACCGGCTGCAGTTCCTGCCGCACGAGGACTTCGACACCTACCCGCGCACCTGGGAGAGCGACTGCGAGAAGCTGCGCGGGGCCGGCTGCAACCTGCTGTTCGCGCCCGACGAGCGCGCGCTCTACCCCGAACCGCAGACCTGCAAGGTGCATCCCGACCCGGCGCTCGCCGACATCCTCGAAGGGCATTTCCGGCCCGGCTTCTTCGTCGGCGTGTGCACCGTGGTGATGAAGCTGTTCCAGTGCGTGCAGCCGCGGGTGGCGGTGTTCGGCAAGAAGGACTACCAGCAGCTGATGATGATCCGCCACATGGTGCGCCAGTTCGCGATGCCGATCGAGATCGTGGGCAGCGAGACCTTCCGCGCGCCCGACGGGCTCGCACTGTCGTCGCGCAACGGCTATCTGAGCGAAACCGAGCGCGCGGAGGCGGTGCAGCTCTCGAAGGCCCTGCAGGCGATGGCCGAGGCGGTGCGCGCGGGCGGGCGCGACCTGGCCGCGATCGAGGCGCGGGCCATGCAGACGCTCGCGCAGCGCGGCTGGCAGCCGGACTACCTGGTGCTGCGGCGCCGTGCAGACCTGCGCGAGCCCGCGGCCGGCGATGCGCTCGTGGCGCTGGCGGCGGCGCGCCTGGGCAGCACCCGGCTGATCGACAACCTCGAGATCGAGGCACCGGCCGCGTCATGA
- the queE gene encoding 7-carboxy-7-deazaguanine synthase, which produces MTYSVKEIFYTLQGEGGQAGMPAVFCRFAGCNLWSGREEDRASAVCRFCDTDFVGTDGTLGGKFRTAAQLADTIAAQWPAGEADHRLVVLTGGEPLLQVDAALVEALHARRFRIAVESNGTVEAPAGIDWLCISPKAGAPWVQRQGQELKLVWPQPGFDLDAMARTGQFAHRFLQPMDGPDRLANTQLCIDACMRQPAWRLSVQTHKITGIR; this is translated from the coding sequence ATGACCTACAGCGTCAAGGAAATCTTCTACACGCTGCAGGGCGAAGGCGGACAGGCCGGCATGCCGGCCGTGTTCTGCCGCTTCGCGGGCTGCAACCTCTGGTCCGGCCGCGAGGAAGACCGGGCCTCGGCCGTCTGCCGTTTCTGCGACACCGATTTCGTCGGAACCGACGGCACCCTGGGCGGCAAGTTCAGGACCGCCGCGCAGCTCGCCGACACCATCGCGGCCCAGTGGCCCGCCGGCGAGGCCGACCACCGGCTGGTGGTGCTGACCGGCGGCGAGCCGCTGCTGCAGGTCGATGCCGCGCTGGTCGAGGCGCTGCATGCGCGGCGCTTCCGCATCGCGGTGGAGAGCAACGGCACCGTCGAGGCGCCCGCGGGCATCGACTGGCTCTGCATCAGCCCCAAGGCCGGCGCGCCGTGGGTGCAGCGGCAGGGCCAGGAACTGAAGCTGGTGTGGCCGCAGCCGGGCTTCGACCTCGACGCCATGGCCCGCACCGGCCAGTTCGCGCACCGCTTCCTGCAGCCGATGGACGGGCCCGACCGGCTCGCCAACACGCAGCTGTGCATCGACGCCTGCATGCGCCAGCCGGCCTGGCGCCTCAGCGTCCAGACCCACAAGATCACCGGCATCCGCTAG
- a CDS encoding 6-carboxytetrahydropterin synthase — protein MRFTISQRFFFDAAHTLKREIEAEGSRRIHGHTYHAEVWLSGPRDPQTGMVVDLGLLRRHLDAVREQLDHHLLDDVPGLHPPTLENLCLFIADALPALRESLVRVRVWREALGDGCTLDLPPPPLGEGWGGGTGPAQRP, from the coding sequence ATGCGCTTCACCATCAGCCAACGCTTCTTCTTCGACGCCGCGCACACGCTCAAGCGCGAGATCGAGGCCGAGGGCAGCCGCCGCATCCACGGCCACACCTACCACGCGGAAGTGTGGCTCTCGGGACCGCGCGATCCCCAGACCGGCATGGTGGTCGACCTCGGCCTGCTGCGGCGGCATCTCGATGCGGTGCGCGAGCAGCTGGACCACCACCTGCTCGACGACGTGCCCGGGCTGCATCCGCCGACGCTCGAGAACCTGTGCCTGTTCATCGCCGATGCGCTGCCGGCGCTGCGGGAATCGCTGGTGCGCGTCCGGGTCTGGCGCGAGGCGCTCGGGGACGGCTGCACCCTGGATTTGCCCCCTCCCCCGCTGGGGGAGGGCTGGGGTGGGGGCACGGGGCCTGCCCAACGCCCCTGA
- the nadA gene encoding quinolinate synthase NadA — translation MRSPVIDVDYEQPVRAGAVCDTRHAWARVPPEPSAAEREALKQRIRRLLVERNAVMVSHFYVHPDLQDLAEETGGIVSDSLEMARFGRDHAATTLVVSGVRFMGETSKILSPEKRVLMPDLDANCSLDLGCPVEDFSAFCDQHPDRTVVVYANTSAAVKARADWLVTSSCALDVVRALHAAGQKILWGPDRHLGDYIRGQTGADMVSWNGACIVHDEFKALELELLMKDHPNAKVLVHPESPSEVIALADAVGSTSVILGAAQRMDATEFIVATDTGMLHKLRTLNPGKTFIAAPTAGNSGTCKSCAHCPWMAMNGLAELANALETGAGQVHVDPALGLRARLPIDRMLAFTAGLKNGQAPGSLVAGIGAA, via the coding sequence ATGCGATCCCCGGTCATCGACGTCGACTACGAGCAGCCCGTGCGCGCGGGCGCCGTCTGTGACACGCGCCACGCCTGGGCGCGCGTCCCGCCCGAGCCCTCGGCCGCGGAGCGCGAGGCGCTCAAGCAGCGCATCCGCCGCCTGCTGGTCGAGCGCAATGCCGTCATGGTGTCGCACTTCTACGTGCATCCCGACCTGCAGGACCTGGCCGAGGAAACCGGCGGCATCGTGAGCGATTCGCTCGAGATGGCGCGCTTCGGCCGCGACCATGCCGCGACCACGCTGGTGGTCTCGGGCGTGCGCTTCATGGGCGAGACCTCGAAGATCCTCTCGCCCGAGAAGCGCGTGCTGATGCCCGACCTGGACGCCAACTGCTCGCTCGACCTCGGCTGCCCGGTGGAGGACTTCAGCGCCTTCTGCGACCAGCACCCGGACCGCACGGTGGTGGTCTACGCCAACACCAGCGCGGCCGTGAAGGCGCGCGCGGACTGGCTCGTGACCTCGAGCTGCGCACTCGACGTGGTGCGCGCGCTGCATGCGGCGGGACAGAAGATCCTCTGGGGGCCGGACCGCCACCTGGGCGACTACATCCGGGGCCAGACCGGCGCCGACATGGTGAGCTGGAACGGCGCCTGCATCGTGCACGACGAGTTCAAGGCGCTGGAGCTCGAACTGCTCATGAAGGACCATCCGAACGCCAAGGTGCTGGTCCATCCCGAATCGCCGTCGGAGGTCATCGCGCTGGCCGATGCGGTGGGTTCCACCTCGGTCATCCTCGGCGCCGCGCAGCGCATGGACGCGACCGAATTCATCGTCGCCACCGACACCGGCATGCTGCACAAGCTGCGCACGCTGAATCCCGGCAAGACCTTCATCGCGGCGCCCACCGCCGGCAACAGCGGCACCTGCAAGAGCTGCGCGCACTGCCCGTGGATGGCGATGAACGGCCTGGCCGAACTGGCGAACGCGCTGGAGACCGGCGCGGGCCAGGTCCACGTCGATCCGGCACTCGGCCTGCGCGCGCGGCTGCCGATCGACCGGATGCTCGCGTTCACCGCGGGCCTGAAGAACGGCCAGGCGCCCGGCAGCCTGGTCGCGGGCATCGGCGCGGCCTGA
- the nadC gene encoding carboxylating nicotinate-nucleotide diphosphorylase translates to MSLRFDFSAPAVAALAQADAVRALQEDVADGDLTASLVDPARRARARVLAREAAVVCGAPWVEATVRQLDPQARLRWLCAEGERCAADQTVLEIEGSARALLTAERTALNFLQLLSAVATRTAHYADAVRGTRARIVDTRKTLPGLRLAQKYAVRTGGGLNHRIGLYDAVLIKENHIAAAGGVAAALRAAESVAARADFVEIEVETLAQLREALACGVRMVLLDNMDLPTLHEAVRINEEAGEGRRAVLEISGGVTLDGLRALAETGVDRISVGALTKDVKAVDYSMRFQEG, encoded by the coding sequence ATGAGCCTTCGCTTTGATTTCTCGGCGCCGGCGGTGGCCGCGCTGGCCCAGGCGGACGCGGTGCGTGCGCTGCAGGAAGACGTGGCGGACGGCGACCTGACCGCTTCGCTGGTCGACCCCGCCCGCCGCGCCCGCGCGCGCGTGCTGGCGCGCGAGGCGGCCGTCGTCTGCGGCGCGCCCTGGGTCGAGGCCACGGTACGGCAGCTCGATCCGCAGGCCCGCCTGCGGTGGCTCTGCGCCGAGGGCGAGCGCTGCGCAGCCGACCAGACCGTGCTCGAGATCGAAGGCAGTGCGCGCGCGCTGCTGACCGCCGAGCGCACCGCGCTCAACTTCCTCCAGTTGCTGAGCGCGGTCGCCACCAGGACGGCGCACTACGCCGACGCGGTGCGCGGCACGCGCGCCCGCATCGTCGACACCCGCAAGACCCTGCCCGGGCTGCGCCTGGCGCAGAAGTACGCGGTGCGCACCGGCGGCGGCCTGAACCACCGCATCGGCCTGTACGACGCGGTGCTGATCAAGGAAAACCACATCGCCGCGGCCGGCGGCGTGGCCGCGGCGCTGCGCGCGGCCGAGTCCGTCGCGGCGCGTGCCGACTTCGTCGAGATCGAGGTCGAGACGCTCGCGCAATTGCGCGAGGCGCTCGCCTGCGGCGTGCGCATGGTGCTGCTCGACAACATGGACCTGCCGACGCTGCACGAGGCCGTGCGCATCAACGAAGAGGCCGGCGAGGGGCGCCGCGCCGTGCTCGAGATCTCGGGCGGCGTCACGCTCGACGGCCTGCGCGCCCTGGCGGAGACCGGCGTGGACCGCATCTCGGTCGGCGCCTTGACCAAGGACGTGAAGGCCGTCGACTACTCGATGCGCTTCCAGGAAGGCTGA
- a CDS encoding NAD(P)H-dependent glycerol-3-phosphate dehydrogenase produces MKICVHGAGAWGTALAVNAAGRHEVTLWARDAAQAEAISQARENRRYLPGLSLPPELAVRSGDLRTAQAGAELVIVATPMAALREQLTALRGSRAPVAWLCKGVEPALAGDPDAFGLLAHEIWAQVAPELRAGVLSGPSFAQEVAEGRPTALVAASPHAEVRDALVDAFHGPALRVYANDDIVGVEVGGAVKNVLAIATGLCDGLALGLNARAALVTRGLAEMTRFGLALGARAETFMGLSGLGDLVLTATGDLSRNRKVGLLLAQGQTLAQAVASLGHVAEGVYCARTVVQRARRLGIEMPIAESVVALLDGHLGPGEAVASLTGRDPVPESVRPDA; encoded by the coding sequence ATGAAGATCTGCGTTCATGGCGCCGGTGCCTGGGGCACGGCGCTGGCCGTCAATGCGGCGGGCCGCCATGAGGTCACGCTCTGGGCGCGCGATGCCGCCCAGGCCGAAGCGATCTCGCAGGCGCGCGAAAACCGCCGCTACCTGCCGGGCCTGAGCCTGCCGCCCGAGCTGGCGGTCCGTTCAGGCGACCTGCGCACCGCGCAGGCCGGCGCCGAACTCGTCATCGTCGCGACGCCCATGGCGGCCCTGCGCGAACAGCTCACCGCGCTGCGCGGCAGCCGCGCACCGGTGGCGTGGCTCTGCAAGGGCGTGGAGCCGGCGCTCGCGGGCGACCCGGACGCCTTCGGCCTGCTGGCCCATGAGATCTGGGCCCAGGTGGCGCCCGAACTGCGTGCCGGCGTGCTCAGCGGCCCGAGCTTCGCGCAGGAGGTCGCCGAAGGCCGCCCCACCGCGCTGGTCGCCGCCAGCCCCCATGCCGAGGTGCGCGATGCCCTGGTCGATGCCTTCCACGGCCCGGCGCTGCGCGTCTATGCCAACGACGACATCGTGGGCGTGGAGGTCGGCGGCGCAGTCAAGAACGTGCTGGCGATCGCCACCGGGCTGTGCGACGGCCTGGCGCTCGGCCTCAATGCGCGCGCGGCGCTCGTCACGCGCGGCCTGGCCGAGATGACGCGCTTCGGGCTCGCATTGGGCGCGCGCGCGGAAACCTTCATGGGCCTCTCCGGGCTCGGCGACCTGGTGCTCACGGCCACCGGCGATCTCTCCCGCAACCGCAAGGTGGGGCTGCTGCTCGCGCAGGGCCAGACCCTCGCGCAGGCCGTGGCCTCGCTGGGCCATGTGGCCGAAGGCGTCTATTGCGCCCGCACCGTGGTGCAGCGCGCGCGGCGCCTGGGCATCGAGATGCCGATCGCCGAGAGCGTGGTCGCGCTGCTCGACGGCCACCTCGGCCCGGGGGAGGCCGTCGCCTCGCTGACCGGGCGCGATCCCGTGCCCGAGTCGGTCCGGCCGGATGCCTGA